From Lonchura striata isolate bLonStr1 chromosome 23, bLonStr1.mat, whole genome shotgun sequence:
AAAGAATGTCAGGTCAGGTGTTTGTGGCGGTGAGGAGGAGTCTGGAAAATGCCTGCCTGGGTTATCTTTCCTGCTCAGTGGTATTATCAGTGGCACTAGGACAGAGGTACTGTGGATGTCCTCTGTGTGCCCACCTCAGTGGTGGAGCTTCTGTGGATCGCCTTATTAGTGGCACTAGGACAGAGGTGCTGTGGATATGCTCTGTGTGCCCAGACCCCAGAGAGGAGCTTCCTACCCAAATTTCAggcaggctgccctgccaggtgTGTCATTATTGGACACggaatgagtacacagaagttTGGTAAAAgtttctgtgtactcatttaaaagaggaaaagagaaaattttatttctgaccttgcAATATacagaattccaaaagtgacagtggactggaggatgaaattgccacctctccaaccacactggtcaaaccaacagtccataaattctctcctcccacaaagaagaatgcaaaacaatcattatttacatgaatgCTGCATGAGAACCCTAGGTGAAATATGccatcagaaggcatagaaaactttttaaaagaactttaaaactttcaaaagtgctataaaagaaaacttaacacttttaaaacaGGGCAACACCgggtgtgtcccagctgtgggTGGAACAGCGAGCCTGGTTCACCCTGCGGGGCTGGGTGGGGCAGCAGAAGGTCTCAGCAGAAGGTCTCAGgagccctgtgtgtccctgcaggaggtGGTGCTGTGGAGGAAAGGGGACATCGTGAGGAAGAGCATGTCCCACCAAGCTGCCATCGCGTCGCAGCGCTTCGAGGGGACGTCCTCGCACGGCGAGGCCAAGCCGCCCGGGCAGCCCGAGAACAACGGCCGGCAGTGAGGCCGGGGGCGCCGGCAGCCCCCAGCGCAGCGGCACCGGGAGGACACCCTCAGAGACTGCACGGAATAAATACCCGGTTTTGACTTCATTCCTTTCCTCCAAGGACTGGCGGGGTGGGACGGGGCGGGAGGGCTCGGCcggctggagctggaggtgccaCGGCACTTCCCAATCCAGCCATTCCTCCGGGGGCTGCCTGATCTCCTCTgtgcccccagagccccggCCTGGCGGGGAAGGAGAGAGCAAGTGAAGGCCCGGGCTGCCGTGTGGAGggtgccctggggctctgcaggatggattatttttcttgcctttccGAAATCTTGCCTGAGGAAAACGCCCCGGTGATAAAGCTGGATGCTAGAGGAGGGATCAGAGACTGTGGCGTGGCCTGCTGGAAATCTCGTGGTGGAAATCTTGTGGTGTCATCCCCTCGCTGCttccccttcttcctcttcGTGCTGGCGTTGGATTCCTTGCCACAAGCAGTTGGATGCTGGAGGTGACCAAGCCCTGGGACTGCCACCCGGCCACGTGGAGCAGCGTGCTGTGTCCCACCgggagctgtggctggcagGAGGGAGTGAGCTGTGGCCACAGGAGGAGGTGGCATGGGGTGGGCAGAGCGGTGACggtcccagtgctgctgggtgGGCAACAAGTGGGGGCAGGAAGGCTCCTGGCCACGAGCTGTGCCTTCCTTGTCTTGTCCTGAGATCCACACTccggctgctgctctgctgcagctcccaggtgctgctgcagggaggtgtagagagcagctctggagctctTGGGGGCTCTCCTGTGGGTGGATTTACTGCCCTGCCCGTGTCTGTGTCCTTGGGACAGAGCAGGCTGGGTGTGGGGATGGACAGCACTGTGGGGACACAAGATGTGGTCTGGTTTGCTGCCTCGTGCCTGCGGGATGAGGGTTAGTAGGGACAGAAGGTGGATGCAGTTGTTGTGGGGGGCTCAAACAGGCCTGTGTGGGCTGCTGGAAGGAGCCAAGCAGCACCTGGAAGGGTGGTAGAGCTCTGATTCCAGAGACACATTCCTGAGGCTGAGCTGAAGTCACCAGCGAGGTCTGAGAGCATGCAGTGAACTGAGAACCTGAACgtaggttttcttttttaaaataacctgCTTTTAGCCTTCAGCTAAGTAGACTCATGAGAACATTCCCAGAAGGAAGTCACTCTTCCATTAAAAATCAGATGTGGCTTTGTAGATTTGATTGAATTTGGAGAATGTCCATCCTGTCCAGCTGCCCTTCACCAAGCAGGTGCTGAGACCTGCTACCCAAGGGAGAGACCAGCCTGCACTGAGTGCTGGGATATGAGCTCTGTCCAGTGGGATTTGTCTGGATTTCCCTGAGTTTGTGGCTCGCTAGTTTGTCCAGCTTCCTTTTGGCTCTGGAATCAAGCTCCTCTGCCCTACAGCTGAATGTGgaccagctgggaaatggaagTGTCTGCTTTGTTCAGTGCAGTGCTGGTGgagggagtggggctggggtgggaaggggagcTTTCTATGTAATGACAGCTGCTGTGTTTCAGTGATCAATGTGTGTTTCTGCTTGCCAAAGTAAGTTATCTTTTCCTCACCACGTGTAGGGTTGTGGTTTTTAGTAGAGCTGGCCAGTCTCGCTCTGTAGAGGACACTAATGCTCTCATCTTTGCTGAATGCTCGTGTCACCCCCTGGTCCTGCTGTGCCCCACTGGAGACGTGGCTTGCTTGTCCCCCCACGGGGAGCCtgtgccatgggctggggcaagagctggctgcaggcaacAATCACCTTGTGCCAGCCcgagggctggggcctgtgccAAGGCAAAGGACCCGGGTGCCACTTGGGacacccctccctccttccctccaggggagctggctgtgctgcagccaggcacaaCCCTCTAGGGACAAGTCAGGCTCCTTTGGGAGCTCTTGGGGATAGCAATCTGTTCTTCTATGGCTGAACTGAGCACAGCAGTGCCCTTGCAATCTTCTTAAGCTTTCCTTCAGCTCCCTCCTTGCCTTTATTCCTTTATTCCTTTATTCCCTTTATTCCCCTGGATTGTAGGCCATGTGGTAGGAAAGAAGCCCCCTGGATGGAGATGTCTGCATTCCAggagtggtttttttcctgcctgaCTGGGTGTGAGATCATTGCCTGGGGCTGTAAGGACATGACTGTTCAACATCTGTTCATTCCTGGAGGGTTCCTTTGGAAAAGGTGCATCAGCCTGTACATTGATTTGGAGGATTTTTCCTACTTTGTCCCCTcttctgtgtccctgtgtgtggaACCAGAATTCAGAAATGTGCCCATTTTTACTGAATCTGATGGACCATTCAGCATGAGCCTGTACAttgatttgggggatttttcctgccttgtcccctctcccccgtgtccctgtgtgtaGAATCAGAATTCAGAAATGTGCCCATTTTTACAGATTCTGATGGACCATTCAGCCTGTGAGCCACTGGGCCCTGTTTTGTCTGGGGTGGAGCAGATATGCTGAGCATCCTTAGAGAGAAGCTGGGTCACTGCAGCACGAGGTACTCTAGAGCAGCGTTTTCAGCATGTCAAGGGGCAGATGCTGCTCGAGCAGTCGTGCCCCCCTGAGCTGGTGGTTCTGTGCTGTACTTGGGTcattccctccctcccaggcAGAGGGGAGTGGGCAAGTACCAAACCAAGCAGTGCAAGTTGTAATTAAGCCTCTGCTGTGTTTACATGTTTCTTAATTCGTCGTCTTTTCAATGGCTGTATTTTaaaacttgggtttttttgtctctcCGATTAAaaagagccagccctggctgtcaAATGCTGTGCACGAGTTTGTCTGATGTTTTATACttgggttgggtttttctctGTGGTATGAAgaggtttttctttaaaagtgcCACAGTGTGCAGCTCTCCAAACATGCTTGAGGAGTTTGTCCTTTGTGATCTTTATAAATCCTTGGTCTTTCTTTAAGCTGTGTCACTACTTGGCAGCTTTACTGGTGAAGGACCCATGTGGCTTAAAAAATTAGCAGCtggctttattttcttccatttccctGATGTCAGAACTAAAATAACGTGGGAACTTTTGTACCTGCAGGAAGTTCACTGTGATCTGCTTTGTGTATCCATCTCCAGAGAGACTGTTCACAACAGCATGCACTGACAGGATGAGGGGGAAAGGCTTCAAACTGGCAGAAAATAGTTTAAATGGGATGTTagggagaaattcctcctgattgtGTGGCTGCtacatccctggaagtgtccaaagccaggctggacagaacttggagcaacctgggctagtggagaatgtccctgcccatggcagggggtggaatgagatgattttaaggtctcttccaacccaggtTATTCAATGATTGTAAATTTTCTGATTCTAGACAGAACTCAGGGAttccttcctgcagaagaaTGTCTCTCTGCAGTACATGGAGCTGCACTAGACCCCAAACTAAACAAAGAAGATGTACCTGTTTCTTTCTCAAGAGATAAATTGCAGATTTTCCTGCTATTAAAACCCAAGTAGCTGCAGTTGATTCAAAAACGCTtcatttattgaaaaaataagcaaaaataacAGTATGTCGGGGAAGGGACATGTGGCTGCAGATCTTGTGGGGGCACATTCGTGGTGCTGTGCTTGAGCAGGTGAATGTGAGAGTTGtgctggtggaggaggaggCGTCAGCGGGCTGggtgggagctgtgctgctttAATGTGGCTTTTCCTCTTCCAGGCTCAAGACAAAATCAAATTCCTCTGTGGTAAGGAAGGAAAAACCACAAGTGAAACTTCCAGCGTGTCTGACGGAGGGAATCAAGAGCCCTGGGAGGTTCTCACCTTGTGTCAGGGGTTGGATGGACAGACGTTGCCTGGTGAAGAGCATCATGTCCTTGAGGGGCCCCCCATCTGCTTTGTGTGCCAGGTGGTGAGCCTTGATCTCAGAGAGGGGGATGAAGCGCTTGGTCATCCTCACAAACTGCACATCCACCTGGGAACAGaggggcagcacagcagcaggttggacagggacacagcctcCAGCTAGCCACTAAAATCTTTGAGGGATGAAGGTTTATAGCCTAAGGAAGTGACTGATGTGCCCTAACAGCTTGGAAGCTTTGCCTTGCTGAAGGCTAAAAGAGCTTCCCAGTGTTTGTGGCAGGTGATTTGTTAGCACTGTGCACAGACAATGCAAAATTCGGATGTGGGATGTAGCCAGCCCATGAACACTCCCCTACAATTTAATGTGCCTCAGAACTACTGCTTTGTTTGCTATGCACTGACAGTGGTTCTCAGCTCACTTTCCTAACTCAGGGTTCTGCCATGCGTGGAGAACAGCTCTACAGCCAAGATTTGAAAATTTAGGGAGATACATTTTGGCAGCCTCCTGGAAGGAACTggggaaaaagcagagaaaacagGATTGAATTTTCtcttgagagagaaaaaggCAGCTAGGCCAGGACAGAAGCTTGAGATTTTCAATATCATGCAAACAGCCTTCTCCCTTCCCTTGGCTTGCACACAGAGTGTGAACAGCTGTATTTAATAGAATACATTACCATGGACCATTTGGGGTTCTCTTTTCTGCTGGTGGAGTCATAATGAGGATCCTTCTGGTCAAACTGTGTGTGATCAGGGTACGCCTCCTTTACGATCTGGAGcagaagggaagaagaaagtTTCCATCAGTTCCAAACACCTGTCAGCAAAGGGCATGAATAATCCTGGTGAAAAATCAGCCTTGCTTTCCCTAAACTCCATTCTAAATAGTTTCCTTTACATTTCTTGGGTGGAAGAAGTGCAGAACAGCGAGTGCAGCATCACCTGCTGGATGTCAGTGTGGGAAGAAATGCAGCAGAGGAAAACTGGGTAGCTGATGATGATCTCTGTGATGAGTTCTCCTCTTAAAGAAAAAGCTCTTCTGTGCCCTGGTTTCATTCTACTGCCTTGTGGGCTCTGCTGACTAGAATGTAGTGAGTCAGACTGGAATCAGAGTGTGGAACAACACTTGGCTTGGCTGGGAGTGCCCCGAAATGTCAGCAGGAAAAGAGCAGAGTGTGGTTCCATCCTCTGGGGACACTTGGCTGAGTCAGCCCTGCAGTGTTGAGCTGAGGTGTCCTGGTcattccctgctctccctggaTAACTCCTGCACTCTTTGGTGCTGAGACACAAGCAGTGAGCTGTTTGATAACCCATTATcacctctcccctctccccaaaACACACTCACCTTGACAAGGGCCACAATGCCAGGCTCTTTGCAGTTACTGTGGTAGAAGAAGGCCTGCTGCCCAAGTTTCATGGATCTCAGGAAATTCCTTGCCTGTCAGGAGTAAACAAGAGACTTTCAGCTCTTTCCATCAAGCTCTCAGGGCTTCATTAGAAGCAGCCAAGAATAGGAAGCAACAAGAGGAGAGGTAGATGTGCTTCAGAATTACTCAGATAATGTTTCCTGCAGTTGTCATAGAGATGTTTTTGTGTTGGAATGAAATTAAGTAAAAACAAGGCTAAAGAGCAAGATCCTGTTGGTCAGAAAGTGTGTGGGAATTCAAGAGCTCAGCCACCCTTGCCCAGGAGAGTTGTCAGCAAACAACTCAGAGCAGATCATGTGTAGGGGGATAGGGAATCCTGTATAGTACAGGGATCATACACAGCAGGGGAACACACAGAATTCCTTTGGAACAGAAAGCTGTACACTGGCAGAGGATTTGGGTAAGTACAGACTTGCTGTAAGGTATCAAAGGTTGGTCTAAGTGAAAGGAAAACTGGATGATTTGACAGAATATTCCCCAGCCTGAATCTCCCTCTGACCTAGAGGCCACTAAGCAAGAGCTGAATTCAGATCCCTGCCAAAATGCACCTGCATGAACAGGCAGAGTGCCCCAGGAGGAAATGCTTCAGGGACAGGAACAAGCTGTGGCAGAGCCAccttcttctgctgctgtttcagtGCCCCCATGTGCTTCCTACCTGGTAGTTTCTTACTCCATCCCAGCAGGTTGTCTGATTAGGCTGAGCTTTCAAGTCGTCAACACTGAACTgccaaatgaaatgaaaataaacattcaTTCAGGAGGTTTCTGATCTTTCACAGTGTCATTGTCTGCACTGAGCCTAAGCATTTGCTGCTAGCAGCTCCTTCAATTATAGCACAAACGTGACACAATTTTTATCTCCCACAGGGCCTACAGAAAAACCTTTACAAGGCAGCAGTGTAAAGGCAGAGTCTGAAACAGATGCTGCTCCTGTGACCAACAGCCAAGCAACCCGAGGGGCTGATTTCCTCTTGTATTACATGTATAAAACACCAAGGTTGTCACCTTGgacaagaacattttgtttttctatttccAGGAGGACAAATGggttttgagaagaaaaaaacaatctgAGTTGCTTGATGCTGTCCCTCAGCATCTGGGCACTGAAGCTGGGCAGGAGTGaccctgctgctgtcctctgctgAGTGAGGGGTGTCAGTGCTCACCTTCACATCCACCCCCTTCTCCAGCCTGCTCTCAGGTTCTGATTTCAGCAGCCAGTGACAGTATGTGATCTTGCTTTCCTCCCCAGACTCagattcttttttcttccagttcttCCATCCTGACTTGGAGCTCCCAGCTGGAGGTTTTGCAgacttctcttcttcctccttatcTGAAGTCTCCTCCTCGGTTTTGGCTATTTTAGCATCAGGCTCTTTTTTATCTTAAAAGACATCGAGATAAAACACATTGtgtttcaaaaaatatttttagttgtCCAAGCTGGTTTCACACATTTGACTGCAGCAGGAGTTTGGGGCACCCCAGGTGCTCAGGGTAAGGTAGCAGCATTATGCACCAGTGGTTTTGAGTATTTCTAATTTGCATCTGtaataaggatatttttctgtGTGCAAAAATGTAGTTTAATACTCCCAGTTAGTAATAAAAAGACCTCAGGATAGACAATGTTTGCCCACATTAAGTGTAGTTGAATTTTTTTAACTAATTGCTGAGAAATCAGCTGCAGGCAGTGAAGTAGACTTGGGTGAATCTGATGAGTAAGAGGAACATTCACCAAGTAAATCAAACTATTTCAATTCCTGCAGGAGATGGAAATCTTAGCTTAACCTCCACTGAGATACCTGTTCAGAAGGgatcctttttttcttcaggacacagaccaaaaaaccccaattatTAAGAAGTGATTAAGGGATAAAAGGGTGGTTATTTGCTAGAGTGGATCAAGCAGATGAGTGGCACAGACGTGCAGGTTTTTCATCTTGTACTTTAAGCACCACATCATGCTGCCTCCAGTGCACTGttcttgctttttgtttttgcagCTGGTACCACATCAGCTTCCTGGCACTGCACTGGGTGTACTCTGACTGACCAACTCTGCTGTGCAGGACCTGAAAGCTCCGCAAAAACGGGTCTGAATCCCATTTCCTAACCCCGTTGTGCTGGGAATACATCACTGTCCTTATCACACACCCAGCAGGCTGGTCTCAGTCTCGCTTGGGTGCTCAGCCCATTTGGCACAGGAAATGCTGTCTGTAAGACACTGCCTGTGACAGACAGACGGTTAATACGGCTGTCTGTAGTTTCACTATAGCCTGGAACCTCAAATGAGAGCCGCTAAATCAGCCAGGATGTCAGCACAGACCTGCCACTGCTCCTTTGTCTCTCTTTCTGCTCGGCCAAGGCATCTCTGGTCTCTCTGAATTATCTTCACTGCGAAGCACCTGATGGAcgagagaaggaggaggaattACTGCTGCTTCAGGCGGCCGAAAAAACTCGAGCTGCAAGCGCTGTGGGGCGAGTGCAGAGCAAATCAATCTTTCCTTGAGCTCAGCCACTTCCTCCATCagtgtgagcgctggcagggcttGGGGACCGCACCCTGGAGCCCTGACGgacaccagcagcagggctggaccGCAGCTGCCCGGGGCAGTCCCGGAGGTGCTGGGCAGAGGCGCTTCGGCcgtgctgctgcccaggcagggctgagcccagccccgcccgggtgcccggctctgcccgcgcccgcccgcgccccgcggAGCGGCTCCTTCCCCGCACATCGCGAACGCCCCGGGGCGCTGGCCGCAGGAGCCGGCCCGGGGGGGCTCGCTGTTTGTCCCCAAGGTCCCAGCCAGCCCTCCGGACCCTGCTGCTCCGCGGACAGCCCTCCACGCCCTGCCCGCTCTgtcagcagctctcccagccgGCCGCCTCCAGCCAGGCCGGCTGGCATCAACTTTTCCGCCTTCTGTGCCAAGctttccccctcctccctccctccctgccagccctcccagctcccGCTCACCAGCCCGGGCCGCTGCCGCCTGTGCTGCTCGGGGCGATGGGGATGCTCGCGGTGCCgggcggggaggaggaggaggaggaggaggaagccgCGCTCGGAAGCGCTGCCCGCTATGCAaaggccggggccgggccggctccccggctccctcccctgccgggcgggcggtgccggggcaGGACTACAGCTCCCAGGCTGCCCCGCCGGGCGCCGGGGAGCGGAGCGGCCGCGCACGGCCGCGGCCATGGCGTGGCGAgcggccccgcgggcggcggcgcggctgctgctggggcGCCGGGGCATCGCGTCCTGCATCGACCGTAAGGAGcggccgggacccccgggcccGGGGGAGgcgggctgggggagatggacGGCGGCTCGGTGGCCCCGGACCTCCTGTCCCCGCCCGGAGGGATGTCCCCAGCTGGCCGTGTCACTGCCCCATGTGTCACCGCTCTCCGTGTCCCTCCTCTCCTGTGTCACCGCTCCCGTGTCCCTCCTCCCGTGTCACcgctccccgtgtccctcctcTCCTGTGTCACCGCTCCCCGTGTCTCTCCTCCCGTGTCCCTCCTCTCCTGTGTCACCGCTCCCCGTGTCTCTCCTCCCGTGTCCCTCCTCTCCTGTGTCACtgctccccgtgtccctcctccccgtgtccctgctcccctgtgtcactgctccccgtgtccctcctcCCGTGTCCCTCCTCTCCTGTGTCACCGCTCCCCTGTGTCACtgctccccgtgtccctcctccccgtgtccctgctCCCCTGTGTCACTGCTCCCCGTGTCCCTGCTCCCCCGTGTCACCGCTCCCCGTGTCCCGCTCCCGGTCAGGGCGG
This genomic window contains:
- the THYN1 gene encoding thymocyte nuclear protein 1, encoding MPWPSRKRDKGAVADKKEPDAKIAKTEEETSDKEEEEKSAKPPAGSSKSGWKNWKKKESESGEESKITYCHWLLKSEPESRLEKGVDVKFSVDDLKAQPNQTTCWDGVRNYQARNFLRSMKLGQQAFFYHSNCKEPGIVALVKIVKEAYPDHTQFDQKDPHYDSTSRKENPKWSMVDVQFVRMTKRFIPLSEIKAHHLAHKADGGPLKDMMLFTRQRLSIQPLTQEEFDFVLSLEEEKPH